From Syntrophomonadaceae bacterium, one genomic window encodes:
- the ilvN gene encoding acetolactate synthase small subunit — translation MRYTLALLVVDRPTVLSHVAGLISRRRFNIKSIAAGATDEPGVTRITLVVDCGEEMIEQVMKQLAKLVDVVKVADLTAVPSINRDMALIKVKALPEKRTQIVDIVNIFRARIVDVTRDTMVIEATGEVEKIDALCEVMAEHGIIEIARTGLIAVSRGPAPLKDLPVKID, via the coding sequence GTGCGGTATACCCTTGCCTTGTTAGTGGTAGACAGGCCGACCGTATTGTCCCATGTGGCGGGCTTAATCAGCCGGCGCAGGTTTAACATAAAAAGTATTGCCGCCGGTGCAACGGATGAGCCTGGTGTGACCAGAATTACCCTGGTGGTGGATTGCGGAGAAGAAATGATTGAACAGGTCATGAAACAACTGGCCAAGCTGGTAGATGTGGTCAAGGTAGCGGATTTAACCGCCGTGCCCTCCATCAACCGGGATATGGCCCTCATCAAAGTTAAGGCCCTGCCGGAAAAGCGGACCCAGATCGTGGACATCGTCAATATCTTTAGGGCCAGAATTGTAGATGTGACCAGGGATACCATGGTAATTGAAGCGACCGGCGAGGTGGAAAAGATCGACGCCCTGTGTGAAGTCATGGCTGAGCATGGTATCATCGAGATCGCCAGGACCGGTTTGATTGCGGTATCCCGCGGGCCGGCGCCGCTAAAAGACCTGCCGGTAAAGATAGATTAG
- a CDS encoding accessory gene regulator B family protein — protein sequence MQGFLDHCVVYLTKEANLKTEQQEIVRFGLECTASAILSTGVALGLGGILDQFPETLTALLIFALLRRFSGGSHCTAPGRCALFTALILALIAGQARWLFGVGFQHHYLAITAVTLMAVVIHCRWAPADCPAHPIAKPVRRQRLKRLSLAAIAVLASFLFLIIYLGNGLYAGVGWISLLWHSLGVTPWGNKAVAGADQLLAAAGIRR from the coding sequence ATGCAAGGCTTTTTGGATCATTGTGTTGTTTATTTAACTAAGGAAGCGAACTTGAAAACTGAACAACAAGAAATCGTTCGTTTCGGTTTGGAATGTACGGCTTCGGCAATATTAAGTACAGGCGTTGCACTTGGGCTTGGTGGTATACTAGACCAGTTTCCCGAAACCCTGACGGCCTTGCTTATTTTTGCTCTTCTTCGCCGCTTTTCTGGCGGCTCCCATTGCACCGCGCCCGGCAGGTGCGCGCTTTTCACAGCACTGATACTGGCCTTGATTGCTGGACAAGCCCGCTGGCTTTTCGGGGTAGGATTCCAGCATCACTACCTGGCGATAACAGCCGTAACCTTGATGGCCGTGGTGATCCATTGCCGGTGGGCGCCGGCGGACTGCCCGGCCCACCCCATCGCTAAACCGGTGCGGCGCCAGAGATTGAAAAGGTTATCCCTGGCAGCGATCGCTGTCCTGGCAAGTTTTCTTTTCCTGATCATATATCTGGGGAACGGCCTTTATGCCGGTGTCGGCTGGATAAGTTTGTTATGGCACTCGCTGGGCGTCACGCCCTGGGGAAATAAAGCTGTGGCCGGGGCCGACCAGCTCCTGGCCGCGGCGGGAATAAGGAGGTGA
- a CDS encoding cyclic lactone autoinducer peptide, translating into MKRWKMVLLGSLVTLLSWLASANAASASTVVWYQPEVPAALRR; encoded by the coding sequence ATGAAAAGATGGAAAATGGTGCTGCTGGGGAGTCTGGTAACTCTCCTGTCCTGGCTGGCCAGCGCAAATGCAGCTTCAGCATCTACTGTAGTATGGTACCAGCCCGAAGTGCCCGCAGCGCTGCGCAGGTAA
- a CDS encoding diguanylate cyclase, with the protein MNQKEKKRREKIAEYVAVTHISGFLIGAMAIIKTLNLNLDESLRPVFPAGLLVALLLYLAARGALAYLAKNERVKGVILGIPAGLHLGAVGILVAVVTLVLWFSGQGQSQVKVLYTIPIILAAVNHGKIPGLAAAAAASLVMIAVTLSGGPVNLEPDLVFAGVFILLAWLIGGLRDVENEAREHLVDMVNTDDITGLINHRHFQERLDALLAGARPSGFAFTLIVFDIDYFKHYNNTFGHRQGDQVLVEIGGLLKEMIPVPGFAARLGHDEFAVVLPGISLQEATAFSEKLRAQINGQEFFGGQVQPGGRITVSIGVTAYPDHGSNKQDLVRAAFEALEKAKVTNKNRVEVYFSVFEDLKKSMNESERDLLSSVRTLLGVINAKDKYTYGHSERVVQLCRLLARRAGMNEKEERMLAYAAFLHDIGKIEVPREVLNKVEPLLPEEWETLKMHPLWGIDIIRPAVSLQEAIPVIKHHHENYNGTGYPEGISGKDIPYGARVLRIIDSFDAMTTHRPYRRGISLPEALQELAKGSGSLYDPELVKGFVICMEELKESREISSKRLNI; encoded by the coding sequence ATGAATCAAAAAGAGAAAAAGCGGCGAGAGAAAATAGCCGAATATGTAGCTGTGACCCACATCAGCGGCTTTCTCATCGGGGCGATGGCCATCATCAAAACACTAAACCTGAACCTGGATGAAAGCCTGCGTCCGGTATTTCCGGCCGGGCTTCTGGTGGCGCTTTTATTGTACCTGGCAGCAAGAGGCGCATTGGCCTACCTGGCTAAAAACGAGCGGGTTAAGGGGGTTATTTTGGGGATTCCCGCCGGACTCCACCTGGGGGCAGTTGGCATCCTGGTCGCCGTAGTTACTCTGGTGCTCTGGTTTTCCGGCCAGGGACAAAGCCAGGTCAAGGTGCTCTACACCATCCCCATTATCCTGGCGGCAGTTAACCACGGTAAGATCCCCGGCCTGGCTGCCGCGGCGGCGGCCAGCCTGGTGATGATTGCCGTAACCTTGAGCGGCGGGCCGGTTAACCTGGAGCCAGACCTGGTGTTTGCCGGTGTCTTTATCCTGTTGGCCTGGCTGATCGGCGGCCTGCGGGATGTGGAGAATGAGGCCAGGGAGCATCTGGTCGATATGGTAAATACAGACGATATTACTGGGCTAATTAACCACCGCCATTTTCAAGAGCGCCTCGATGCCCTGCTTGCCGGCGCCCGCCCCTCGGGTTTTGCATTCACCTTAATTGTTTTTGATATCGACTATTTCAAGCACTATAACAACACCTTCGGCCACCGGCAGGGCGACCAGGTGCTGGTTGAAATCGGCGGCCTGTTGAAAGAGATGATTCCCGTTCCCGGATTTGCCGCCCGGCTGGGCCATGATGAATTTGCGGTGGTGCTTCCCGGGATCTCCTTACAGGAAGCTACCGCCTTTAGCGAAAAGCTGCGGGCTCAAATAAATGGCCAGGAGTTCTTTGGCGGGCAGGTGCAGCCTGGCGGTAGGATTACCGTATCAATTGGCGTGACGGCCTATCCCGATCATGGATCAAACAAGCAGGACCTTGTCCGCGCAGCTTTCGAAGCGCTGGAAAAAGCAAAGGTTACCAATAAGAACCGCGTGGAAGTATATTTTTCCGTTTTCGAGGACTTGAAAAAGAGCATGAATGAATCCGAGCGGGATCTCCTGAGCTCGGTCCGGACCCTGCTTGGGGTCATCAATGCCAAGGACAAATATACCTACGGCCACTCCGAACGGGTGGTCCAGCTTTGCCGTCTGTTGGCCCGCCGGGCGGGAATGAATGAAAAAGAAGAACGAATGCTAGCCTATGCCGCTTTTTTGCACGACATCGGCAAGATCGAGGTTCCCCGGGAAGTGCTTAATAAAGTGGAACCTCTTTTGCCGGAAGAATGGGAAACGCTGAAAATGCACCCTCTTTGGGGAATTGACATCATCAGGCCGGCTGTTTCTTTGCAGGAAGCCATTCCCGTTATTAAACACCATCATGAGAATTATAACGGCACCGGTTACCCGGAAGGCATATCCGGCAAGGATATTCCTTATGGGGCAAGGGTTTTGCGGATCATCGATTCCTTCGACGCGATGACCACCCATCGTCCATACCGCCGGGGGATCAGCCTGCCGGAGGCACTTCAGGAGTTGGCAAAAGGTTCCGGCAGCCTTTATGACCCAGAGCTGGTAAAAGGGTTCGTTATCTGCATGGAAGAGTTAAAGGAGAGCCGGGAAATAAGTTCAAAACGGCTAAACATATAA
- a CDS encoding SHOCT domain-containing protein → MLYSLILLGIIGYMWMHIKRLRAMNAELERRLDPLGILKERYARGDISREEYFRMQSDLLQERIALPAGRST, encoded by the coding sequence ATGCTTTATTCACTTATATTGCTTGGCATAATTGGTTATATGTGGATGCATATAAAAAGATTACGGGCAATGAATGCCGAACTGGAGCGCAGGCTGGATCCCCTGGGAATATTAAAGGAGCGTTATGCCCGGGGGGATATCAGCCGGGAGGAGTACTTCCGCATGCAAAGCGATCTGCTGCAGGAACGGATCGCCTTGCCAGCCGGGCGCAGCACTTAG